From Amycolatopsis sp. YIM 10, the proteins below share one genomic window:
- a CDS encoding AfsR/SARP family transcriptional regulator has product MDIRVLGPLEVQFCGRTVAPTAAKERKLLAMLTVHAGELVPDSALFEELWGGKIPRSARTTLQTYVLHLRSMIGAAGAGAEDGRDRDPKAILAREVGGYVLRDEGFTIDVKEFDRLAEAGHRAREGGDFAGASEKFGRALALWRGRALADVMPGGLLEVEVHRLEEARLCVLDRRIDADLRLGRHHELLGELTALVARNPTHEGLHGHLMLALQRAGRRGDAIDVYLRLRTRLVEGLGLEPSLTLRRLHRCILTSDQEPTRPGEALFPALTA; this is encoded by the coding sequence ATGGACATCCGGGTGCTGGGTCCGCTTGAAGTCCAGTTTTGCGGCAGAACGGTCGCGCCGACGGCGGCCAAGGAGCGGAAGCTGCTGGCCATGCTCACCGTGCACGCCGGCGAGCTGGTTCCCGACTCGGCGCTGTTCGAGGAGTTGTGGGGTGGCAAGATCCCTCGCAGCGCCCGGACCACCCTGCAGACCTACGTGCTCCACCTGCGGTCCATGATCGGCGCGGCGGGCGCGGGCGCCGAGGACGGCCGCGACCGCGACCCGAAGGCGATCCTGGCGCGGGAGGTAGGGGGCTATGTTCTCCGTGATGAGGGGTTCACGATCGACGTCAAGGAGTTCGACCGGCTCGCCGAGGCGGGCCACCGCGCCCGCGAGGGCGGTGACTTCGCCGGCGCGTCGGAGAAGTTCGGGCGCGCGCTGGCGCTGTGGCGCGGTCGCGCGCTGGCCGACGTGATGCCGGGCGGGTTGCTCGAAGTCGAGGTGCACCGCCTGGAGGAGGCCAGGTTGTGCGTGCTCGACCGCCGGATCGACGCCGATCTCCGGCTCGGCAGGCACCACGAGCTGCTCGGTGAACTCACCGCGCTGGTCGCTCGCAACCCGACGCACGAAGGACTGCACGGGCACCTCATGCTCGCGCTGCAGCGGGCCGGCCGCCGGGGGGACGCCATCGACGTCTACCTGCGGTTGCGCACCCGCCTGGTCGAGGGACTGGGACTCGAGCCGTCCTTGACCCTGCGCCGACTGCACCGGTGCATCCTCACCTCCGATCAGGAGCCGACCCGGCCCGGGGAAGCGCTTTTCCCCGCGCTCACCGCATGA
- a CDS encoding ScbR family autoregulator-binding transcription factor, whose protein sequence is MAKQHRSEQTRNEIVRCAARLFDRDGFPTASMSEISQAAGVTKGAVYFHFASKDELVGAVQELGCVMLESHAAKLASNENSPLQTVIDLTHTLAAWLDASPVVRACMRTARECADRGAPFNDFYQAFLKAIRDALARADAAGELKSGVAQDAVLTQVVAASTGLEVLWWAGTLPRPRTLAVTKVWEVLLPGIAVPARTTRLERAGSSAAAARPPVSFG, encoded by the coding sequence GTGGCCAAGCAGCACCGGTCGGAGCAGACGAGGAACGAGATAGTGAGGTGCGCCGCCAGGCTGTTCGACCGTGACGGCTTCCCGACCGCCAGCATGTCCGAGATCAGCCAGGCGGCCGGGGTGACCAAGGGGGCGGTCTACTTCCACTTCGCGTCGAAGGACGAGCTCGTCGGCGCGGTGCAGGAGCTTGGCTGCGTGATGCTGGAGTCCCACGCCGCCAAGCTCGCGTCCAACGAGAACTCCCCGCTGCAGACCGTGATCGACCTGACCCACACGCTCGCCGCCTGGCTGGACGCCAGCCCGGTGGTCCGCGCCTGCATGCGCACCGCCCGCGAGTGCGCCGACCGCGGCGCCCCGTTCAACGACTTCTACCAGGCCTTTCTCAAGGCGATCAGGGACGCGCTCGCGCGCGCGGACGCCGCCGGCGAACTCAAGTCGGGCGTGGCGCAGGACGCCGTGCTGACCCAGGTGGTCGCCGCCAGCACCGGCCTCGAAGTGCTGTGGTGGGCGGGCACGCTGCCGCGCCCGCGCACGCTCGCGGTGACCAAGGTCTGGGAGGTGCTGCTGCCCGGCATCGCCGTGCCCGCGCGCACCACCCGGCTGGAACGCGCCGGCAGCTCGGCCGCCGCGGCCCGGCCACCGGTCAGCTTCGGCTGA